GGTTACCAATTACCATGTAATAGAAAGCGAGGTAGATCCCTCGTATAAGGGGTATTCCCGCCTGTATATCCGTCTGGGAGATGCATCGACTCCCCGCATTCCTGCCCGGGTCGTGGGGTACGATTATTTCCTTGACCTTGCGGTGATCAAGGCGGAGGTTACTCCTTCCTATGTGTTTTCCATTCTTCCTGCTAAAGATCCTGTTGTGGGGGATCGGGTGTACGCCATAGGATCCCCGGCGGGACTCGAGAAAACCGTGACCTCCGGCATTATTTCCTCTACCAGCCGGCGTTTGCTGCAGATAGGAACGGTCTATCAGCTTGATGCGGCAATTAACCATGGGAATTCAGGGGGCCCTGTGGTGGATGAAAAGGGGAACCTCCTGGGGGTCGTCTTTGCAGGAATTGAACAGTTTGAGGGAATTAACTTTATGATCCCCCTCCGTTGGCTACGGTATGCCCTTCCCGCTATGCTCCAGGGGGGGATGGCGGAACGCCCCTGGCTTGGTTTTTCGGTAGAAGAAAGTCGCGAGGGATTACGACTCCAGTATCTATTTCCTGCTTCTTCGGGACGGGACTATCGCTTTACGGAAGATACGATGATTCGGCATATTTCGACGGCGGACTTGTCAGGTGCAGAAAACCGAATAGGACGAACCCAGGAAATCCTCTATGAACGACAGCCGGGGGAGCTAATACGTGTAGAAGACATAAAAGGAGAGTCTTATATACTCCAGCTTTCTAAAAGACCGAAGACACCTTTCCTGGAAGCCCTGGAGAAGGACATAAAAGAGCGGGTGATAGCCCCCCTCTTTGGGTTTAATCTTGAATATATTGGTCAGGAATTGTTTGTAAAAAGATATACCGTAAAACGGGTTGTTCGGGGGTCGGTGGCCGATGAAATGGGCCTTACGCCTCAAGACAGCCTTGCTATTCATGGCCTTGAAGTAGATAAGGAAAACAAGGTGGCCTATCTTGATGTGACGGTGAAAAAGAAAAAGATGGGCTATTTAGAGTCTTCCATGCGCATTCCCGTGTATCTTGAGACCACCGATACATTATAAGGCTCATACTCCTGGGAAGCCCGCTGAAAAGCACATATTTATAAACAACCATGGGGCTCCTCTTTAAGGGGAAGATACCTTTCTCTTTTCCCTTGCACTTTCTTCGGTATCCCTTATACTTATTTCTATGAATACCAACGAGGAAGTGGAAATGCTACAATGGGAAGGGAGCCTTGATATCTCCCGGGCCCGGCACTGTAAGGAGTCCTTGCTCGAAGCCTTTGATTCCTTTCAGAACATAACCGTAGATCTGACGCTGGTAGAAGAAATCGATATTCCCATCATTCAACTTTTATATGCGGCCCATAAAGAGGCTCAATCCCGGGGTATTCGTTTTACCATCACGGGGAAGGTATCCCCCGGTTGTTATCGGAACATCGAACTCAGTGGATTTCTCTGTGATCCACTCACCGAAGAATCGAAGGCCTGGTGTGCGATCCAGAAAGGATAAAGGGGATTTCTATGATAGAGAAATTTAAGGAGGCCTTTAAAGAGGAGGCCGTAGAATTACTCTCCCAACTGGAAGACACCCTTTTGGAATTGGAACAGGACCCCACAAACGCAGAGGTAATTGCTAGTATTTTTAGGACCATGCACACTATTAAAGGCTCGGCCTCCATGTTTGGTTTTGAAAAAATAGCCCATTTTACCCACGAAATGGAATCCCTCATGGAGCTTCTTCGGCAGGGTGCCTTCGTGCCCGATAAGACCTTTATTTCCATGACCCTAGAGGCCCGGGATTTTATCGAGGAACTGCTTAAGGAAGAAAAGCAGGAGGTGCTGGAACAGGCCCTGGCCTTTGCAGAGCGATTCAAACAGCATATAGAAGAGCTTTCACAAAAGAAAGGTGGGGAAAAAACAACAGTTCTAAACGTCCCTCCCACGGAAGGGAATGTCCAGTCTGCAGAAGGCCCCGGTGGGGCTTCTGCTGTAGTCGATACCAGCCATGCTTCTTCTGCCGTCGCCGGTAACACCCCGTCTCTTTCTGAAACCGGTACTGTCCCGGGGGGTACTCCTCATGGTTCTATAGAAACCTATCGGATCCAGTTCCTTCCCCATCGGGATATTTTTAAAAGCGGGGTTCATCTGCTTTTGATTCTCGATGAGTTAAGTCGTCTGGGAACCATGTCGCTTATAGCCCGGAAGCAGAACATTCCTCCCCTATCATCATTGAATGAAGAAGAATGTTTTGTGGGCTGGGATATTACGTTGACCACCGATAAAGGGGAAGATGCCATCCGGGATGTGTTTATCTTTGTAGAAGATCGGGCGGACATCAAGATTGAAAGGGTCCCCGTACCCGAAAAAGAGAAAGAAGGAGAAGGGAATGTAAAACGGCTCGGGGAAATTCTAGTGGAACGGGGAGTAACGTCCCCCACCACTATAGAATCTTTAGAGGCTGAAAAGAAACGCCTAGGGGAACTCTTGGTAGAAAAAAATCTTGTTTCCGAGGAGGATGTGCGCAGCGCCCTTCTGGAACAGGAACACCTTAAACAGGTAAGGGAACGGCAAGAACTGGTTACCAATAGCATCCGGGTTTCGAGCGAGCGCCTCGATACCCTCGTAGACCTGGTGGGAGAACTCGTTACCCTCCAGGCCCGCCTGGCAAGCCTTTCCTCAGGAATTCGGGATGCGAACCTCCTATCCCTTTCGGAGCAGATGGAACGCCTGGTTGCTCAGTTGCGGGATACGGCCATGGGAATTCGGATGCTCCCCATTGGTACTACCTTTAGCCGGTTCCGGCGGCTTGTGCGGGACCTTTCTCAGGAACTGGGTAAGGAGATCGATCTTGTTACCGAAGGGGGCGATACGGAACTTGATAAAACGGTAATAGAAAAATTGAACGATCCCCTGGTACATATTATTCGCAACAGTGTGGATCATGGTATTGAAAAGCCCCAGGATCGCCAGGCCCGAGGAAAGCCCCTCCGGGGAACCATTCGGCTTTCGGCCTTTCATTCGGGGGCCTATGTGCTTATTCAGGTAAGTGACGATGGGGCAGGCCTTAATCGGGAAAGGATCCTTGAAAAGGCTATTGAAAAGGGGCTTTTGAATGGGGGGGCCAATTATTCGGATGAGGAAATTTTCCAGTGTATCTTTGCCCCTGGTTTTTCTACCGCTTCCCAGGTCACGAGCGTTTCGGGCCGGGGTGTGGGTATGGATGTGGTAAAGCGCCATATCGAATCCCTGGGCGGTATGGTGAGTATTGAGTCCTCCCAGGGTAAGGGGACCACTGTAACGTTACGGATCCCCCTTACCCTCGCCATTATTGACGGGCTTCTGGTTCGCATAGGGCGGGAGAATTTTGTCATTCCCCTTTCGGCGGTAGATGGATGTATTGAAATTGCCTCCGTTGAGCGGAGTAATCTGGAAAAACATCGGGCCATGCTCAGTTATCGAAATATGATCCTGCCCTTTATTACCCTCAGGACAGTGCTGGATATCGAGGGCGAGGTGCCCGACATTGAACAGATAGTGGTGGTAACCTTGATGGAAAAACGAATTGGCTTTGTGGTGGATCAGGTTATTGGGGATAATTAGACGGTTATTAAACCCCTCGGTCCCCTTTTTAAAAATGTACCGATTTTTTCAGGGGCAAGTATTCTGGGGGATGGCAGTATTGCCCTTATTATCGATATTCCCCGCTTGTGCCAGTATTCTCAAAAAATGGAGGAAGCTAAATAACGAATTCTATGGTGGCGCAGGACACAAATTCGGGGACCTTTTCTATTTTTGATGTTTCTCCGGTCGTTCCCATGACCAAAGAAGAATTCAGGATATTAAGTTCTTTTGTGGAAAAGGAACTGGGGATTCGCATGCCCCCGGCGAAAAAGATTATGCTCGAAAGTCGTTTGTATAAACGCCTTCGGCTCCATCAATTTACTTCCTATGGAGAATATATTGACTTTGTTTTTAGCGAGGAAGGGAAACAAAAGGAACTTCCCCACATGATCGATGCGGTTACTACCAATAAAACCGATTTTTTTCGGGAGGCAGACCATTTTGATGTTTTACTACAAAACTGTCTACCGGAACTCTGTGAAAACCTCCGGCGTCCCCTCAGAGTCTGGTCTGCCGGTTGTGCCACGGGAGAAGAACCCTATACGATTGCGATTGTAATGGAAGAATATCGCCGAAGTAGCCCGGCTTTTTCCTATGAGATTGTAGCTTCGGATATTTCAAATAGGGCCATAGAACAGGCTATTGAAGGCATTTATGAGGCTGAACGCATTGATTTTCTCCCCTATGAGTATAAAAAGCGGTATTTCCTTAAAAGCAAGGATCCCAGCCAGGCCCTGGTGCGGGTTAAAAAGGAACTGCGGGAAAAGGTTCGCTTTGAGCGACTTAATTTGATGGAACAACGATATCCCTGGAAAGCCTATTTTGATATTGTGTTTTGTCGAAATGTGATCATTTATTTTGAACGAAAGGTGCAGGAGGATATCCTTAAGAAAATCTGTGAAACCCTTGTGCCGGGGGGATTCCTTTTTTTAGGGCACTCGGAAACTATTACGGGCTTTGATCTACCGTTGGTAGCTCTGTTCCCCACGGTTTACCAGAAGAGGTAATAACGAATGAATGCTCCTATCATTAAAGTATTGATTGTGGATGATTCAGCTATTGTGCGGGAAACCCTCCGAGAAGTCCTGGAATCGGATCCTCACATAAAGGTAAGTGGGGTGGCTTCGGATCCCATCTTCGCCTTAAAAAAGATTGAAGAAGAACGGCCCGATGTGATTATCACGGATGTCGAAATGCCCCGAATGGATGGAATTACCTTTCTCAAAGAAATCATGTCCCGACCAGATCCCATTCCCACGGTAATTTGTTCTTCTAAAACCGAAGAGGGCAGTGAGAATGCCCTTAAGGCTCTGGAGTTTGGGGCCATCGATATCATTCAGAAACCTAAACTGGGGACAAAGCAATTCCTGGAAGAATCGAAGATTCGTTTCTGTGATGTGGTTAAAGCGGCCTACCGGGCCCGGCTCCGCAAGCTTCCTTTAGGAATGACGGCGGTTCCGCCGGTCCAGCCCAAATTAACGGCCGATGTGATGCTTCCTAGGCCAGATCGGGGACATCTTTTTATAGAAACCACCGAAAAAGTGGTGGTGGTAGGAGCCTCAACAGGGGGAACGGAAGCATTGCGGGAATTTCTTTCTATGTTTCCCCAGGATGGCCCCGCCATGGTTATCGTTCAGCATATGCCTGAGCATTTCACCCGGGCCTTTGCTAACCGGTTGGATGGTCTCTGCAAAATTACCGTGAAAGAAGCGGAAGATAACGATACGGTGCTGCGAGGGCGGGTCCTGATTGCACCGGGGAATCGTCATACCCTGTTAAAACGGGCCGGTTCCCGCTATTATGTAGAAGTAAAAGACGGGCCCCTTGTTTGTCGGCACCGGCCCAGTGTGGATGTATTGTTTCGGTCCGCCGCCCGCTACGCGGGGAAAAACGCGATCGGGGTAATTATGACCGGCATGGGGGACGATGGCGCCCGGGGTATGAAGGAACTCCATGATGCGGGGGCCTATACGATTGCCCAGGATGAGCAATCCTGTGTGGTCTTTGGGATGCCTAAGGAGGCGATTAAGGCAGGGGGAGTCGATGTGGTGCTTCCTCTCGAAAAAATTGCAGGAGAAGTGCTCCGTTTTACTCAGTAATATCCAACAGGGAGGTCCGGTATGGCAAAAAAGATTCTAATTGTGGATGATTCCACGGCGATACGCCAGAGTATTGTGTATATTCTTCAGCAGGATGGCTATGAGATTGCAGAGGCCACTGATGGCCTAGAGGGTCTGTCGGTGCTGGAAAAAATGGATAGGGTAGACCTGGTGATTACGGATATCAATATGCCCAACATGGATGGGATTACCCTTATTAAAAAGATTCGTCAGCATGAACGGTTCAAATTCCTTCCCATTATTGTGCTTACCACTGAATCTCAGGGAAGTAAAATGAATGAAGGAAAAGAAGCGGGCGCCACCGGCTGGATTGTAAAACCCTTTAATGCGGAAAAACTACTGGCGGTGGTAAAGAAGATTATAGGATAGTTGAAGTTGTTCGGAGTTATTCGTGCCTTTGAGGGGGCCAGGGGAACCCCGATAAGATGGCCTTGGAGAGGGGGTGGAGGCTTTTATGGCTCGAGAGATTACCTATGTTACGTTTGAATGCGAAGGGGAACAATACGGTATTCCTGTGGCTGGGGTCGAGGTAGTCCTGGAGGGTGCTACCATAACTCCGGTTCCTCATAGCCTCGATTTTATTCGAGGGGTTATGAATCACCGGGGGACCGTGGTGCCGGTACTGGATTTACGGCGGATCCTGAGGATAGGAGAGACGGATCTTACAAAAGAGTTCGTGGTACTCATTGTGGAACTTTCTCTTAATAAAGAGATGGTTTCGGCGGGCCTTATTACCGATAAGGTGTACGAAGTACTTACCCTGTCGGAAAATCAAATCGATAAACGTCCTTCTATTGGCCATAGAATAGATGGAACATTGATCGCTGGAATTGGAAAGGGAGAAGGGGGCTTTATTATTCTTCTGGATTTGCAACGAGCCCTGGAACAGGCACTATAAAGGATGTGTAAAAGTACAGGGAAAGGAAGAGGGGACCCTTGCTGATAGTCCTCAAGTAAAATAATAGGAAATGGAATACAAAAGGTTATGGAGAATCACGAGATTTCTATTGTTATTTGCGAAGACGAACATATTGTGGCCCTCGATATAAAACGTCATCTTGAACGGTATGGCTATCGGGTGGGAGGTATTTTTTCAAAGGCTGAAGAGGCCATCGAATTCTGTGAGCAGGAGAAACCCCAGCTTGTTCTGATGGATATCCAGTTGCAGGGATCCATGAATGGCCTTGAGGCTTCCCGTATTATTTATACCCGTTTCCATATTCCAGTGGTAATTCTTACTGCCTATACGGATGACCCTTTCCTGAACCAGGTAAAAGAGAGTTTTCCCTTTGGGTACATCGTGAAACCCTTTGAGGATAGGGAACTGCGTACTGTAATTGAACTGGCCCTGTACCGGCACGAGATGGAGTTGCGGCTCCAACGGAGTGAAGAACGGTATCGAAAATTGTTTGAAGAAGCCCCTACCGCTAATTTTATTGCGACGAGCAAAGGGCTTATTGTGGATTGTAATGCCACTTTTATTAATCTTATCCGAAGTAGTAGTAAGGAAGAATTAAAGGGGACTTCGCTGTATGATTTCGTTCTTCAGAAGGGTACCCTTGGAAAAATGATAGAATCTTTAAAAAAAGAGGGAAATCCTTTAACTAAAGAAATGGAACTCATGCCAAAAGGCGGAGAACCGCTGTCGGTGCTTATGACCCTTTCGGTTTTTCGGGACCCTTTTACCGAAGAACAAACCATTCAGGGGTATGTGGTCGATATGACTGCCTATAAAGAACTGGAAAGCCAACTTCTGCAGGCCCAGAAAATGGAAGCCCTGGGGCGCCTGGCCGGAGGGATCGCCCATGATTTTAACAATATCATTACCGCCATCATGGGGTATAGTAATCTTCTTCTGGAGGAAGTCAAAGATAATCCCCTGCTCAAAGAAGAGGTAGATGGAATTGTGGCGGCTTCTCAGCGGGCCGTCAGCCTTACTCGACAGCTTTTAACCTTTTCACGGAAGCAGCCTGTGGAAAATCAGCTTATCAATGTGCATCACGCCCTGGAAACGGTACGGAAAATGATAGATCGGCTTATCCCTGAAACCATCCGTCTTACCTATTACCTCGAAGCCCAATCTCCCTATATCTCTCTGGATCCTGGTCAATTTGAACAGGTTATTGTTAACCTGGTGGTTAACGCTCGAGATGCGATTGATGGAGAAGGGGCTATTGTTATTGAAACCGCTAATATTCATTGTGATGGGACAGGCAGTCCCCTTTGCCTTTCACCGGGTGATTGGGTTCGTATTTCCGTAAAAGACAGCGGTTGCGGAATTCCCCGAGAAAATTTGTCCCATATTTTTGAGCCCTTTTTTACCACTAAAAAGAAAAACAATGGAACAGGGTTGGGTTTGTCTACGGTGTATGCCATTGTTACTAAAAATGGAGGGCATATCACCGTGGATAGCACCGTTGGAAGGGGTACTGTTTTTTCTTTATATTTCCCCCATGTTGCAAGTGGTGCTTCTCTGGTCCCGGAATCATCTCCTATCGAAAAGCCAGAAACCCATACGGGCACTATTTTACTGGTGGAAGACGATGATTTCTTGCGGGCCCTTATTGCTCGCCTTCTGATAAAGTGGGGCTATCGAGTGGTAGAAGCTTCCAACGCTGGAGAAGCCCTCATCCTGGCAGAAAAGGAAAAAGCCTTTATGTTAGTCACCGATGTGGTAATGCCCCATATGGGGGGCTATGAACTAGCGGACCGTCTTTTACAAAAAAACCCCGATCTTAAGGTTTTGTTCATTTCAGGTTATGAAAATGAAAACAAGCCGAAGGAACTTTCTCTTTTTACTCCCCCTAACCATTTTGATTTTTTGCAAAAACCCTTTTCCCATGAAGAACTGTTAAAGCGGCTTTCCCAATTGGAAAAGGCCTAGACTTGTGATATGAGGTCCCTCCTCACCCACAGTGCTGGTTACCTGGTTCAGGTGACGCATAAGAGGCTCCCGTTTTTCCTGACACATCGGTCGCTGGGAGGGAGGGCCTATTTTAATTGTAGGAGGAGCTTTAGAGGCCGCTGGGTTGAGTAATCGCCAAAAGTACGCTATAGTCCGGCCATATGAACGATATCAGTAGGATCCGCAATTTTTGTATTATCGCCCATATCGATCACGGGAAAAGCACCCTGGCAGATCGGCTTATCCAGAAGGCCCGTATCGTGGATGAGCGCAATTTTCAAAACCAAATCCTGGATAATATGGATATTGAGCGGGAACGGGGAATCACTATTAAGAGTCAGGCCGTGACCATTCCCTATACCGCCCTGGACGGAAAAGAGTATATCCTTAATTTTGTGGACACCCCTGGCCACGTGGACTTTACCTACGAGGTTTCCCGGGCCATCAGTTCCTGCGAAGGGGCCCTGCTGGTTATCGATGCTACCCAGGGGGTGCAGGCCCAGACCTTGTCGAATATGTACCTGGCCCTGGAACATAACCTGGAAATTGTTCCGGTCATCAATAAGATCGATATGCCCGCCGCGGATATCGAAAACACGAAGCTTCAGATAGATCATGACCTGGGGCTCGATTCCCGGGATGCCCTCCTGGTTTCTGCAAAACAGGGCATCGGGATAGATGAACTATTTGAAGCGATTGTGCATCGCATCCCGGCTCCGAAGGGGGCAGCGGAAAACCCTCTGCGGGCCCTTATTTTTGATTGTCACTATGATCCCTACCGGGGCGTGGTGGTGCATATCCGCCTGTTTGATGGGGAACTCCGGCGGGGTATGAAGATCCGGCTTATGTCCAGCGGCGCCGAATACGAGGTGGAAAACCTGGGGATCTTTAAGATTGTGCTGGAAGAACGGGATATGCTGAGTGCGGGAGAGGTGGGCTACGTTATTGCGGGTATTAAAACCGTGAGCGACGTTCGGGTGGGAGATACCATCACCAATGCGGAACGCCCCTGCGCGGAGCCTTTGCCGGGGTTTAAAGAGGTAAAGCCGGTGGTGTTCTCGTCGATATACCCCGTGGATTCCAACGATTACGAGGAACTTAAGGATAGCCTGGAAAAATTAAAGTTAAACGACGCATCTCTGGTGTTTGAAAAGGACTCTTCGGTGGCCCTGGGCTTTGGGTTCCGCTGTGGGTTCCTTGGCCTTTTGCACCTGGAAGTAGTCCAGGAACGGCTTGAACGGGAATTCGGCCAGTCCATCATCTTTACTGCCCCGTCGGTACGTTACAAAATTCATCTTAAGAACGGCCAGGAACTCTATATCGATAACCCCAGTGAGTATCCCGATGAGGCCCAGATCGAAGCTACCGAAGAACCCTATATTCGGGCTTCTATCATTACGCCCAGTACGTACCTCGGGGCGATTATGACCCTCTGTACCGAAAAGCGGGGAATCCAGACCAATATGACCTACCTGGACGAAAAACGGGTAGAACTTATCTACGAGATGCCCCTGGCGGAGGTGCTCTTCGATTTTTACGATAAACTAAAGAGTATAAGCCGGGGCTATGCTTCCTTTGATTACGATATCATAGGGTATAAACCGACGGAACTGGTAAAACTGGACATCCTTATCAATGGAAAGGCGGTAGACGCCCTTTCTCAACTTGTGTTTAAAGGAAACGCTTATGAACGGGCCCGGACTGTCTGTGAGCGGCTCCGGGATGAAATTCCCCGACATCAGTTTAAGATCCCTATCCAGGGGGCAATTGGAAGCCAGATTATCGCCCGAGAAACGGTGAATGCCTACCGAAAGGACGTACTCGCCAAATGCTATGGGGGAGACATCACCCGGAAACGAAAACTGCTGGAAAAACAAAAGGAAGGGAAAAAGCGCATGAAGATGGTGGGTGAGGTGGAACTCCCCCAGAGCGCCTTCCTCTCGGTTCTAAAATCGAAAGAGGAATAGAGGTAAGTCCGCTTCTTCCCTCTAATAATGCTCTCATCTTTAGGGATGGCCGGCCTAAGAATTTGTAGAGGAATTGGGTGTATCCTCTTTTGTATATATATGAAAAGAGACGGCGGCGGCCCCTTTCCTGAAGGGGCTACCACATTGTGGAATGGCGCCAGCACACCCCCTTTTGTTTTATAGATGGCCCCCTGGCTCTACCCCTTTTTAGGGAGGGCCTCCGGTTTTTCTTCGGTGGAGGAACGGATCCTCACTTGGGCTCCCCGGACGTACCACCTCAGGGCAAGGGCCCCGCCGCCAAGGATAGCCCCCGTAGCGACAAAGACTCCGCGAAAGCCGATGCCAATGGCGATGACCGAACCAAGGAGAGGGCCGACCGCCGCTCCTATGGAAGCAACGGAACTGCGGATCCCATAGAGGCTGCCCTGTTTTTCCGGCGGACTATATACCGTAAGGAGGGCATTTACCGTCGGCATGGTCCCCCCCAGAAAGAAGTTGCTTAACGCCCGAAGAACAAGGAGTTGACCGCGGTTGGTGACAAGGGCCTGGGGAATGGTGGTACAGGCGGCCCCGAGAAGGCAGCCCAACAGAAGCCGCTGATATCCTACCTGGTAACTTATTTTTCCGATCCATACGGCCGCAATGGAACTGGTGAGGGCCCCCACACCCAGGATAAGACCCGTATCGGAAGCCACCCGGGTTC
The DNA window shown above is from Treponema sp. J25 and carries:
- a CDS encoding S1C family serine protease — encoded protein: MDKRRVQNIVLILIGILLLVYGSCTSSPPSEPASPVWELRLQELRNMVERDPQRAIYLLGAVRYQYNLSQEDLDEVSALSEKAIQGLQQALMTAFQEERWQEALSYYRSLSEIKRLPKDFPEIVILSLKKARAELAKGKNLEAFLTLVTILDQSEGNTSIPTEEIEPFFTKALEEKRRSLARYLYSWMESKGKGPVISKEEKASLFLPESPPEMIQGVATVIVDRGIRFEKGRGVPEWVVGSAFFIDPSGLLVTNYHVIESEVDPSYKGYSRLYIRLGDASTPRIPARVVGYDYFLDLAVIKAEVTPSYVFSILPAKDPVVGDRVYAIGSPAGLEKTVTSGIISSTSRRLLQIGTVYQLDAAINHGNSGGPVVDEKGNLLGVVFAGIEQFEGINFMIPLRWLRYALPAMLQGGMAERPWLGFSVEESREGLRLQYLFPASSGRDYRFTEDTMIRHISTADLSGAENRIGRTQEILYERQPGELIRVEDIKGESYILQLSKRPKTPFLEALEKDIKERVIAPLFGFNLEYIGQELFVKRYTVKRVVRGSVADEMGLTPQDSLAIHGLEVDKENKVAYLDVTVKKKKMGYLESSMRIPVYLETTDTL
- a CDS encoding chemotaxis protein CheW, whose protein sequence is MAREITYVTFECEGEQYGIPVAGVEVVLEGATITPVPHSLDFIRGVMNHRGTVVPVLDLRRILRIGETDLTKEFVVLIVELSLNKEMVSAGLITDKVYEVLTLSENQIDKRPSIGHRIDGTLIAGIGKGEGGFIILLDLQRALEQAL
- a CDS encoding chemotaxis response regulator protein-glutamate methylesterase, which gives rise to MNAPIIKVLIVDDSAIVRETLREVLESDPHIKVSGVASDPIFALKKIEEERPDVIITDVEMPRMDGITFLKEIMSRPDPIPTVICSSKTEEGSENALKALEFGAIDIIQKPKLGTKQFLEESKIRFCDVVKAAYRARLRKLPLGMTAVPPVQPKLTADVMLPRPDRGHLFIETTEKVVVVGASTGGTEALREFLSMFPQDGPAMVIVQHMPEHFTRAFANRLDGLCKITVKEAEDNDTVLRGRVLIAPGNRHTLLKRAGSRYYVEVKDGPLVCRHRPSVDVLFRSAARYAGKNAIGVIMTGMGDDGARGMKELHDAGAYTIAQDEQSCVVFGMPKEAIKAGGVDVVLPLEKIAGEVLRFTQ
- a CDS encoding response regulator gives rise to the protein MAKKILIVDDSTAIRQSIVYILQQDGYEIAEATDGLEGLSVLEKMDRVDLVITDINMPNMDGITLIKKIRQHERFKFLPIIVLTTESQGSKMNEGKEAGATGWIVKPFNAEKLLAVVKKIIG
- a CDS encoding STAS domain-containing protein translates to MNTNEEVEMLQWEGSLDISRARHCKESLLEAFDSFQNITVDLTLVEEIDIPIIQLLYAAHKEAQSRGIRFTITGKVSPGCYRNIELSGFLCDPLTEESKAWCAIQKG
- a CDS encoding CheR family methyltransferase, whose amino-acid sequence is MVAQDTNSGTFSIFDVSPVVPMTKEEFRILSSFVEKELGIRMPPAKKIMLESRLYKRLRLHQFTSYGEYIDFVFSEEGKQKELPHMIDAVTTNKTDFFREADHFDVLLQNCLPELCENLRRPLRVWSAGCATGEEPYTIAIVMEEYRRSSPAFSYEIVASDISNRAIEQAIEGIYEAERIDFLPYEYKKRYFLKSKDPSQALVRVKKELREKVRFERLNLMEQRYPWKAYFDIVFCRNVIIYFERKVQEDILKKICETLVPGGFLFLGHSETITGFDLPLVALFPTVYQKR
- a CDS encoding response regulator; translated protein: MENHEISIVICEDEHIVALDIKRHLERYGYRVGGIFSKAEEAIEFCEQEKPQLVLMDIQLQGSMNGLEASRIIYTRFHIPVVILTAYTDDPFLNQVKESFPFGYIVKPFEDRELRTVIELALYRHEMELRLQRSEERYRKLFEEAPTANFIATSKGLIVDCNATFINLIRSSSKEELKGTSLYDFVLQKGTLGKMIESLKKEGNPLTKEMELMPKGGEPLSVLMTLSVFRDPFTEEQTIQGYVVDMTAYKELESQLLQAQKMEALGRLAGGIAHDFNNIITAIMGYSNLLLEEVKDNPLLKEEVDGIVAASQRAVSLTRQLLTFSRKQPVENQLINVHHALETVRKMIDRLIPETIRLTYYLEAQSPYISLDPGQFEQVIVNLVVNARDAIDGEGAIVIETANIHCDGTGSPLCLSPGDWVRISVKDSGCGIPRENLSHIFEPFFTTKKKNNGTGLGLSTVYAIVTKNGGHITVDSTVGRGTVFSLYFPHVASGASLVPESSPIEKPETHTGTILLVEDDDFLRALIARLLIKWGYRVVEASNAGEALILAEKEKAFMLVTDVVMPHMGGYELADRLLQKNPDLKVLFISGYENENKPKELSLFTPPNHFDFLQKPFSHEELLKRLSQLEKA
- the lepA gene encoding translation elongation factor 4, with the protein product MNDISRIRNFCIIAHIDHGKSTLADRLIQKARIVDERNFQNQILDNMDIERERGITIKSQAVTIPYTALDGKEYILNFVDTPGHVDFTYEVSRAISSCEGALLVIDATQGVQAQTLSNMYLALEHNLEIVPVINKIDMPAADIENTKLQIDHDLGLDSRDALLVSAKQGIGIDELFEAIVHRIPAPKGAAENPLRALIFDCHYDPYRGVVVHIRLFDGELRRGMKIRLMSSGAEYEVENLGIFKIVLEERDMLSAGEVGYVIAGIKTVSDVRVGDTITNAERPCAEPLPGFKEVKPVVFSSIYPVDSNDYEELKDSLEKLKLNDASLVFEKDSSVALGFGFRCGFLGLLHLEVVQERLEREFGQSIIFTAPSVRYKIHLKNGQELYIDNPSEYPDEAQIEATEEPYIRASIITPSTYLGAIMTLCTEKRGIQTNMTYLDEKRVELIYEMPLAEVLFDFYDKLKSISRGYASFDYDIIGYKPTELVKLDILINGKAVDALSQLVFKGNAYERARTVCERLRDEIPRHQFKIPIQGAIGSQIIARETVNAYRKDVLAKCYGGDITRKRKLLEKQKEGKKRMKMVGEVELPQSAFLSVLKSKEE